The proteins below come from a single Malus domestica chromosome 03, GDT2T_hap1 genomic window:
- the LOC139194842 gene encoding uncharacterized protein — MKDNKGLQRVNRTTHRANHAFASTSNGFDPFKNFIANPVELMNEFMSYLQGKKGGAGIDRADSIGEGNSTALLGKFAGFLADTKPVPQENMQDSGATDHMTNHVSKSQKFEKFTNPSQVSIANGESVKGYKCYNPQLRRLIVAKDVRFHETNHFFSKSHEITSQGDDNLDMFPLPRIELEAPQQQDPSHVNIDASLNESSNEGSHSDGTRHEDGDNQDDPHNTVQNANECETTFLAPRRNPMRVRKTPTRLQDFVIYKPTHLISHCVSYKRVTPAHAAFLSTISSYKEPQNFHEANNQEVWKEAMQEELC, encoded by the exons ATGAAGGACAACAAGGGTTTACAAAGGGTGAATCGTACTACACACCGAGCAAATCATGCGTTTGCCTCCACCTCTAATGGGTTTGATCCATTCAAGAACTTCATAGCGAATCCAGTTGAACTCATGAATGAGTTTATGTCGTACCTTCAAGGCAAGAAAGGAGGGGCTGGAATTGACCGTGCAGACAGTATAGGAGAAGGGAACTCGACGGCATTGCTCGGCAAGTTTGCGGGTTTCTTGGCAGACACGAAACCCGTACCCCAAGAAAACATGCAAG ATTCGGGTGCCACAGATCATATGACTAACCATGTGTCTAAGTctcaaaagtttgaaaaattcaCTAATCCTTCCCAAGTTTCAATTGCAAATGGTGAGAGTGTAAAG GGGTATAAGTGTTATAATCCTCAACTAAGGAGATTGATTGTGGCCAAAGATGTTCGATTCCATGAAACTAATCATTTTTTCAGCAAGTCACATGAAATCACAAGTCAAGGGGATGACAACTTGGATATGTTCCCACTACCAAGAATCGAACTTGAGGCTCCTCAACAACAAGATCCCAGTCATGTTAACATTGATGCATCTCTCAATGAAAGTAGCAATGAAGGGTCTCACTCTGATGGTACACGGCATGAAGATGGTGATAATCAAGATGACCCTCATAATACGGTCCAAAATGCGAACGAGTGTGAGACAACTTTTCTTGCTCCTCGACGCAATCCAATGCGTGTTAGGAAAACTCCCACAAGACTTCAAGACTTTGTCATCTACAAACCCACACATCTCATATCCCATTGTGTGTCATACAAGAGAGTGACACCAGCCCATGCTGCATTCCTAAGCACCATATCAAGTTACAAGGAGCCTCAGAATTTCCATGAGGCCAACAACCAAGAGGTTTGGAAGGAagcaatgcaagaagaactttgttga
- the LOC114823345 gene encoding large ribosomal subunit protein eL20z-like, which translates to MGEDEKNRGVSSDHQHHYPPPPPEYGTFQGVANYPPPPPPTGFPQPAPPPGAANPSAPPHPENYAYGYQTVPGYAVAEGQPVREHRLRCCGCGLGWCLFIIGFFLATVPWYVGAIILLCARNRMDPREKPGYYACTVGALLATIAIVLGATKGGHGW; encoded by the exons ATGGGCGAAGACGAAAAGAACAGAGGAGTGTCAAGTGATCATCAGCATCACTATCCCCCTCCGCCACCCGAGTACGGAACTTTCCAAGGAGTAGCCAACTACCCACCACCGCCTCCGCCGACAGGATTCCCTCAGCCGGCGCCGCCGCCGGGAGCCGCTAACCCTTCGGCTCCTCCTCATCCTGAAAACTACGCTTATGGATATCAAACCGTTCCTG GTTATGCGGTTGCTGAAGGGCAACCTGTAAGAGAGCATCGCCTTCGTTGCTGTGGTTGTGGACTTGGCTGGTGCTT GTTTATTATCGGTTTCTTCCTTGCTACCGTCCCCTGGTATGTTGGTGCAATTATCCTACTTTGCGCTAGGAATAGGATGGACCCCCGAGAGAAACCAGGATATTACGCTTGCACAGTTGGC GCTCTTCTTGCAACAATTGCTATTGTACTTGGTGCAACAAAGGGAGGTCATGGCTGGTAA